The proteins below are encoded in one region of Metabacillus dongyingensis:
- a CDS encoding SDR family NAD(P)-dependent oxidoreductase yields the protein MKHAIVFGASGGMGYALVMELISRGFEVTAFARNEQKLKELFGHLKEVNIHSGDAMNQEEVAEACRKKDFIFHSINIPYPEWTDGHPLIMQNLLQAVKQENSRFILADNIYAYGRQTEPVTEAASKKPHTKKGKIRLQLEQMVKSAEIPYLIIHFPDYYGPKAENTYIHFTLNQMLQNRTSQFVGSLNLEREYIYTPDGAKAAVELALTPHAYQQNWNIPGAGTLTGKEFVKVVRDATGYSKKVITVKKGMISFIGLFDKMMRESVEMMYLTEKPVLLSGAKYEKEIGPLPRTPFDLGIRAVISSMQKTSH from the coding sequence ATGAAGCACGCAATTGTTTTTGGAGCATCCGGCGGGATGGGGTATGCGCTTGTCATGGAACTTATAAGCAGAGGGTTTGAGGTTACAGCTTTTGCAAGAAATGAACAAAAGTTAAAAGAACTTTTTGGTCATTTAAAAGAGGTGAATATTCATTCAGGCGATGCAATGAATCAAGAGGAAGTAGCAGAGGCATGCAGGAAGAAAGATTTTATCTTTCACAGTATTAATATTCCTTATCCTGAGTGGACGGATGGACACCCGCTTATTATGCAAAACTTGCTCCAGGCTGTTAAACAGGAAAACTCAAGATTCATACTCGCTGACAATATATACGCCTATGGAAGACAAACAGAGCCGGTCACAGAGGCAGCCTCAAAAAAACCGCATACGAAAAAGGGGAAAATCAGACTTCAGCTTGAACAGATGGTGAAGTCAGCAGAAATTCCTTATCTCATTATTCATTTTCCGGATTATTATGGTCCAAAAGCTGAAAACACCTATATACATTTTACGCTCAACCAAATGCTGCAAAATCGCACTTCCCAATTTGTAGGCTCATTGAATCTTGAAAGAGAGTATATTTATACTCCTGATGGAGCGAAAGCCGCGGTAGAGCTCGCCCTCACTCCTCATGCCTATCAGCAGAATTGGAATATTCCAGGTGCGGGGACACTGACTGGAAAAGAGTTCGTTAAAGTGGTGCGTGATGCAACTGGCTACAGCAAAAAAGTGATTACTGTTAAAAAGGGCATGATTTCCTTCATCGGTCTTTTCGACAAAATGATGAGGGAATCGGTTGAAATGATGTATTTAACTGAAAAACCGGTGCTTTTATCAGGAGCCAAATATGAAAAAGAAATTGGTCCGCTTCCTAGAACTCCATTTGACTTGGGGATAAGAGCAGTCATTTCCTCCATGCAAAAAACCAGCCATTAA
- a CDS encoding TetR/AcrR family transcriptional regulator, translating into MAARRAVDQELTRESIMQAAHQLFHEKGYQNVSMRQIAKELNYSHGAIYYHFKNKAELFYALVKADFKLLDEKLKGVLDQEGLDNEVKIKKILEGYIEFGLKNQSQYELMFLTKDEEVISYMIHEPNVSYEKFAQAIYVLSEEQVSATVIWSVFLSLHGFVTHYCKTGMTFNEVEPLMKSHVIFLMKGLT; encoded by the coding sequence TTGGCAGCAAGAAGAGCAGTCGATCAAGAGCTTACGCGAGAATCCATCATGCAAGCTGCACATCAATTATTTCATGAAAAAGGCTATCAGAACGTTTCAATGAGGCAAATCGCAAAAGAACTGAATTACAGTCACGGAGCCATCTACTATCATTTTAAAAATAAAGCTGAGCTTTTTTACGCGCTTGTTAAAGCAGATTTCAAACTTCTTGATGAAAAACTGAAGGGTGTATTAGACCAAGAAGGACTAGATAACGAAGTGAAAATTAAAAAGATACTCGAGGGATATATTGAATTCGGATTAAAAAACCAAAGTCAATATGAACTTATGTTTTTAACAAAAGATGAAGAGGTTATAAGCTATATGATTCATGAGCCTAACGTGAGCTACGAAAAATTTGCTCAGGCTATTTATGTGTTATCAGAAGAGCAGGTTTCAGCAACTGTAATATGGTCTGTCTTTTTATCTCTTCATGGGTTTGTAACGCATTACTGTAAGACGGGGATGACATTTAATGAGGTGGAGCCCTTGATGAAGTCACATGTTATTTTTCTAATGAAAGGTTTAACCTAA
- a CDS encoding bifunctional hydroxymethylpyrimidine kinase/phosphomethylpyrimidine kinase gives MTMKKALTFAGSDSSGGAGIQADLKTFQERGVYGMTALTVVVAMDPNNEWHHQVFPVELDTIKAQAATIVEGIGVDAMKTGMLPTVDIIKLAAETIKKNNLENVVVDPVMVCKGADEVLYPDLADALREILTPLATVVTPNLFEAGQLSGIGTITTVDQMKEAAVKIFDLGAKYVLVKGGGKLQHEKAVDVLYDGTEFQILEGERIDTSYTHGAGCTYSAAITAELAKGASVKEAIYTAKQFITAAIRHSFPLNEYVGPTNHAALRLYENK, from the coding sequence ATGACAATGAAAAAAGCCTTAACATTTGCTGGATCAGACAGCAGCGGCGGTGCTGGTATTCAGGCAGATTTAAAAACATTTCAAGAGCGCGGAGTATATGGGATGACGGCTTTAACAGTCGTAGTAGCGATGGATCCGAATAATGAGTGGCATCATCAAGTATTTCCTGTGGAATTAGATACCATTAAAGCACAGGCAGCAACCATCGTTGAAGGAATCGGCGTGGATGCAATGAAAACAGGCATGCTTCCAACTGTAGATATCATTAAACTTGCTGCTGAAACAATAAAAAAGAATAATCTTGAAAATGTGGTAGTTGACCCTGTTATGGTGTGCAAAGGAGCGGACGAAGTTCTGTACCCTGACCTTGCGGATGCATTGCGCGAAATCCTTACACCGCTTGCAACAGTTGTTACTCCAAACTTATTTGAAGCTGGCCAGTTAAGCGGCATCGGGACAATTACAACGGTTGACCAAATGAAGGAAGCTGCGGTGAAAATCTTTGATTTGGGTGCTAAATACGTGCTTGTCAAAGGCGGCGGCAAGCTTCAGCATGAAAAAGCAGTGGATGTTCTTTATGATGGAACTGAATTTCAGATTCTTGAAGGCGAGCGCATCGATACTTCTTATACACATGGTGCAGGCTGCACGTATTCAGCTGCCATCACTGCAGAGCTTGCAAAAGGCGCATCTGTTAAAGAAGCCATCTATACAGCTAAACAATTTATTACAGCAGCCATCCGCCATTCCTTCCCTCTTAATGAGTACGTTGGACCAACGAACCATGCTGCATTGCGATTATACGAGAATAAATAA
- a CDS encoding glycoside hydrolase family 32 protein: MNVINLDSELKEAAYQEVEASRNTVEKDPYRLKHHIMPPVGLLNDPNGFIQWKGIYHLFYQWMPFKTGHGAKFWGHYTSRDLVNWEHEPIALAPSEWYEKNGCYSGSAIEAFDKLHLFYTGNVKDENGERETYQCLAVSEDGIHFDKKGVVAELPDGYTAHFRDPKVWEHEGKWYMVAGAQTKEMAGRAALLVSENLYNWELLGDAAGSNTEQLDEFGYMWECPDLFRLNGKDVLIVSPQGLEPEGNLYQNVYQSGYFVGELDYKTAKLNHGEFTELDRGFDFYAPQTTVDEKGRRLLIAWMSVPDQDEDKHPTIANKWIHTMTFPRKLSIKGENLLQEPVEELKALRKNEQVLEMVKITNEEVQKRETEGAVYEMILDQIKVEDSFKLSIKKNAELHYSRRDQLFTLTRISYADGHPESRKCHLAELTKLQVFVDTSSIEVFINDGEEVFTARMFPDAEEKSSVFSSEGETVFHLKKWDL; this comes from the coding sequence ATGAATGTGATAAACCTCGATTCAGAGCTAAAAGAAGCAGCATATCAAGAGGTTGAAGCCAGCCGGAATACGGTTGAAAAAGATCCATATCGGCTGAAGCACCATATTATGCCTCCAGTCGGACTCCTTAACGATCCGAACGGCTTTATTCAGTGGAAGGGGATTTACCACCTTTTCTATCAGTGGATGCCATTTAAAACAGGACATGGAGCAAAATTCTGGGGCCATTATACCTCAAGGGACCTTGTCAATTGGGAGCATGAACCGATCGCTCTTGCCCCAAGCGAGTGGTATGAAAAGAATGGGTGCTACTCAGGCAGTGCCATTGAAGCTTTTGATAAACTACATCTGTTCTATACTGGAAATGTGAAGGACGAAAATGGAGAAAGGGAGACGTATCAATGCCTTGCCGTTTCAGAGGACGGAATCCATTTTGATAAAAAAGGCGTTGTAGCTGAACTTCCGGACGGCTATACTGCCCATTTTCGGGATCCGAAGGTTTGGGAGCATGAAGGAAAGTGGTACATGGTTGCAGGAGCTCAAACAAAGGAAATGGCCGGACGTGCCGCGCTTCTTGTCTCTGAAAATCTGTATAATTGGGAGCTCCTGGGCGATGCGGCAGGTTCAAATACAGAACAGCTTGATGAGTTTGGCTATATGTGGGAGTGCCCTGATCTGTTCCGCCTGAACGGCAAGGATGTACTGATTGTGTCTCCTCAAGGGTTGGAACCGGAAGGGAATCTTTATCAGAACGTCTATCAATCCGGCTACTTTGTTGGAGAGCTAGATTACAAGACGGCAAAATTAAATCATGGTGAATTTACAGAGCTTGACAGAGGCTTTGATTTTTATGCTCCGCAAACGACAGTTGATGAAAAAGGCAGACGCTTATTAATTGCCTGGATGAGTGTGCCTGATCAGGACGAGGACAAGCATCCGACCATAGCAAACAAGTGGATTCACACAATGACATTTCCGAGGAAATTGTCGATAAAAGGTGAAAACTTGCTGCAGGAGCCTGTCGAGGAGTTAAAAGCTTTAAGAAAAAATGAACAGGTGCTTGAAATGGTGAAGATCACAAATGAGGAAGTTCAGAAGCGGGAAACAGAGGGTGCTGTTTATGAGATGATCCTTGATCAGATAAAAGTAGAAGACTCTTTTAAGCTCTCAATTAAAAAGAATGCCGAGCTACATTACTCTCGCAGGGATCAGCTGTTTACGCTAACTAGAATCAGTTATGCTGACGGCCATCCTGAATCAAGAAAATGTCATTTGGCAGAGCTGACCAAGCTTCAAGTGTTTGTAGATACATCTTCAATTGAAGTATTTATAAATGACGGTGAAGAAGTGTTTACGGCGAGGATGTTCCCGGATGCTGAGGAGAAAAGTTCCGTGTTTTCTTCTGAAGGAGAAACGGTATTTCATTTGAAGAAGTGGGATTTGTAA
- a CDS encoding aminoimidazole riboside kinase, protein MKNGIISLGEALIDFIPVDSDNLIYQKSPGGAPANVAVGLARLGADSAFLGKVGNDVLGTFLKDTLASYGVHTDHMLLTDEAKTGAVFITLVENGERSFDFYIDPSADRFIKSEELNESLFESSKILHYGSISMISEPSRTATIKAVELARKNGMIISYDPNLRLSLWENENTARETILSMFDYADLIKISEEELEFLTGEATIEKGVKKLSDYNIPLLLVTLGSEGSYAFTQNVTARIHAMKVNAVDTTGAGDAFVSGVLYKLNEYDGNLSSLSENELQDIGRFASVSGGLAASVKGAMTALPTLEEVQGILKNA, encoded by the coding sequence ATGAAAAACGGGATTATCAGTTTAGGAGAGGCATTAATTGATTTTATACCAGTTGATTCAGATAATTTGATCTATCAAAAGAGCCCAGGAGGAGCGCCTGCAAACGTTGCAGTTGGCTTAGCAAGACTTGGAGCTGATTCTGCTTTTCTTGGAAAAGTGGGAAATGACGTACTCGGGACTTTTTTAAAAGATACTTTAGCGTCCTACGGAGTTCATACAGATCATATGCTGCTGACAGATGAAGCGAAAACAGGCGCCGTGTTTATTACATTGGTCGAAAATGGAGAGCGTTCTTTTGATTTTTATATCGATCCAAGTGCAGACCGGTTTATAAAAAGTGAAGAATTAAACGAATCGCTATTTGAAAGCAGTAAAATCCTTCATTATGGTTCAATTTCTATGATCAGCGAACCTTCTAGGACCGCAACGATCAAGGCGGTTGAGCTTGCCAGAAAGAACGGAATGATTATTTCGTATGATCCCAATTTAAGATTGAGCTTATGGGAAAACGAGAATACTGCACGTGAAACGATTCTTTCTATGTTTGATTATGCCGATCTGATCAAAATTTCTGAAGAGGAACTTGAATTTTTAACGGGAGAAGCAACGATTGAAAAAGGAGTAAAGAAGCTTTCTGACTATAACATTCCTTTGCTGCTTGTAACACTCGGAAGTGAAGGAAGCTATGCGTTTACACAGAACGTGACTGCAAGAATTCATGCAATGAAAGTAAATGCAGTTGACACAACAGGCGCAGGAGATGCGTTTGTTTCAGGTGTTTTATATAAATTAAATGAGTATGATGGAAATTTAAGCTCGCTTTCGGAAAATGAATTACAGGACATCGGCCGGTTTGCAAGTGTATCAGGCGGACTTGCTGCATCGGTTAAAGGGGCAATGACCGCATTGCCTACACTGGAAGAAGTTCAAGGCATTCTAAAAAACGCGTAA
- a CDS encoding sucrose-specific PTS transporter subunit IIBC, protein MNYKDIAEKIVPLLGGKENIISATHCATRLRLVLQDESKADKAEIEEVEGVKGAFASSGQFQIIFGTGNVNKVYEQLQPMIGKMDVDSVSHAEAVKQKMNPFARFAKTLSNIFVPIIPAIVASGLLMGLLGMMKAFEWVSTDSPFIVLLDMFSSAAFIILPILIGVSASREFGANPYLGAVIGGILTHPVLQNPWGLAEAKPEYLNFAGMDIAMLGYQGTVIPILLAVYVMSKIEKGLRKIVPNSIDLLVTPFLTIISTGFIALIAIGPLGRGLGTLITTTLTYVYDTAGFMAGLIFGGTYSLIVLTGVHHSFHAIEAGLLADLGKNYLLPIWSMANVAQGGAGLAVFFMTKRAKTKEIALPGAFSAFLGITEPVIFGVNLRYRKPFIGGMIGGALGGAYVVFTNVTANAYGLTGIPMIAIVAPFGTSAIMNYLIGFVIAVAGAFIATLLLGLKEDETK, encoded by the coding sequence ATGAATTATAAAGACATTGCAGAAAAAATTGTACCGCTGCTCGGCGGAAAAGAAAATATCATCAGTGCCACACACTGTGCGACAAGACTCCGTTTAGTTTTGCAGGATGAAAGCAAAGCAGATAAGGCGGAAATAGAAGAAGTTGAAGGGGTTAAAGGCGCATTTGCAAGCTCTGGTCAATTTCAAATTATTTTTGGTACCGGGAATGTGAATAAAGTCTATGAACAGCTGCAGCCAATGATCGGAAAAATGGATGTAGATTCCGTATCGCATGCTGAAGCTGTAAAGCAAAAAATGAATCCTTTTGCCAGATTTGCAAAAACACTGTCGAATATCTTCGTTCCAATCATTCCTGCTATCGTAGCGAGCGGTTTATTAATGGGTCTGCTTGGAATGATGAAAGCATTTGAATGGGTCAGCACGGACAGTCCATTCATTGTTTTGCTGGATATGTTCTCAAGCGCAGCCTTTATTATTCTGCCGATTCTAATTGGTGTCAGCGCATCCCGCGAGTTCGGAGCAAATCCCTATTTAGGAGCCGTCATAGGGGGGATTCTTACTCACCCTGTCCTGCAAAATCCGTGGGGACTGGCTGAGGCGAAGCCTGAGTATTTGAATTTTGCAGGAATGGATATCGCGATGCTTGGCTATCAGGGAACCGTAATTCCAATTCTTCTTGCGGTTTATGTCATGAGCAAAATTGAGAAAGGGCTCCGCAAGATTGTACCTAACTCGATTGATTTGCTTGTCACACCGTTTTTGACCATTATCTCAACAGGCTTTATCGCTTTAATTGCCATTGGCCCTCTTGGCCGCGGGTTAGGTACTTTGATTACAACTACGTTAACTTACGTTTATGATACAGCCGGTTTTATGGCGGGTCTTATCTTTGGCGGAACCTATTCTTTAATCGTACTGACAGGTGTTCATCACAGCTTCCATGCCATTGAAGCAGGTCTTCTTGCCGATCTTGGGAAGAACTATCTCCTTCCAATCTGGTCAATGGCAAACGTTGCTCAGGGCGGAGCGGGTCTTGCCGTTTTCTTTATGACAAAGCGCGCCAAAACAAAAGAAATTGCATTGCCTGGTGCTTTCTCAGCCTTCTTAGGAATTACTGAGCCGGTTATTTTTGGAGTTAACTTGCGCTACCGCAAGCCATTTATTGGAGGAATGATCGGCGGAGCACTTGGGGGTGCATATGTAGTCTTTACGAACGTAACGGCAAATGCTTATGGATTAACGGGTATTCCGATGATTGCGATTGTTGCTCCATTTGGAACATCTGCCATCATGAATTATCTGATCGGATTCGTGATTGCCGTAGCAGGAGCGTTTATTGCGACGCTTCTTCTCGGATTAAAAGAAGACGAGACTAAGTAG
- a CDS encoding PRD domain-containing protein — MRIYKILNNNAAVVLDEQQEKIVMGPGIAFQKSKNDIIPASKIEKIFVMREESEKFQQLLQMVPEKHVELAEEVISYAEGQLMSPLSNHIHIALTDHLSFAIERIQQGYQIQNKLLNEIKVLYKKEFEIGIWAIQKVQEKLGVSLPEDEAGHIALHIHTAKLDSSDMTVTLKHATIIQESISIIEHHFGLKLSKNSISYQRLLTHLRFALNRLEQDEEFHVMDIEMLRLIQEKYAFAYQCSKKIADYLSEEYILHFPESEIGYITLHIQRLSE; from the coding sequence TTGAGAATCTATAAAATCTTAAACAATAATGCTGCAGTCGTTCTTGATGAACAGCAGGAGAAAATTGTAATGGGCCCGGGGATTGCTTTTCAAAAAAGCAAAAATGATATTATACCGGCCAGTAAAATTGAAAAAATATTTGTGATGAGAGAAGAAAGCGAGAAATTTCAGCAGCTGCTGCAAATGGTTCCCGAGAAACACGTTGAGCTTGCCGAAGAAGTCATCAGCTATGCGGAAGGCCAATTGATGTCACCTCTTAGCAATCACATTCACATAGCATTAACAGATCATCTGTCATTTGCAATTGAAAGAATTCAGCAAGGCTATCAAATTCAAAATAAATTGCTGAATGAAATTAAGGTGCTCTACAAAAAGGAGTTTGAGATCGGGATTTGGGCGATCCAAAAAGTACAGGAAAAGCTTGGGGTTTCTCTTCCGGAAGATGAAGCGGGACATATTGCCCTCCACATTCATACGGCGAAATTAGATTCTTCTGATATGACGGTTACATTAAAGCATGCGACCATCATTCAAGAATCAATCAGCATAATAGAACATCACTTCGGTCTAAAGCTGAGTAAAAATTCCATCTCCTATCAGAGGCTGCTGACCCATCTTAGATTCGCTTTAAATCGCCTTGAGCAGGATGAGGAATTTCATGTTATGGATATCGAAATGCTTAGACTCATTCAGGAAAAATACGCATTTGCCTATCAATGTTCAAAGAAGATTGCGGATTATTTAAGTGAGGAATACATCCTGCATTTTCCAGAATCTGAGATTGGATATATTACCCTTCACATCCAGAGATTAAGCGAGTAA
- a CDS encoding chromate transporter: MIYWHIFLAFFLPGILGYGGGPASIPLIEKEVVDRYEWQTVSEFSETLALGNALPGPIATKMAGFIGYQQGGLLGAAVGLFATIAPSLILMLILLKVLIKYKESPQVKRLSIVVRPVIAVMLGVMTYQFLDNAVLGFGIWHTLLLFILSFVLLEKMKVHPAYVIAGALLYGGVFLS; encoded by the coding sequence ATGATTTACTGGCACATTTTTTTGGCTTTCTTCCTTCCGGGCATCCTCGGTTATGGTGGAGGTCCAGCTTCCATACCCCTTATTGAAAAAGAAGTCGTTGACCGCTATGAATGGCAGACCGTCAGTGAATTCAGTGAGACACTGGCTCTTGGAAACGCACTCCCTGGCCCGATTGCAACAAAAATGGCCGGATTTATCGGCTATCAGCAGGGAGGCCTGCTTGGGGCAGCAGTTGGGCTGTTTGCAACTATTGCTCCCTCATTGATCTTAATGCTGATTCTTTTAAAGGTTTTAATCAAATATAAGGAATCGCCTCAGGTAAAAAGGCTTTCCATAGTGGTAAGGCCTGTCATCGCGGTTATGCTTGGAGTCATGACCTATCAATTCCTGGATAATGCAGTTCTTGGTTTTGGAATATGGCATACTCTGCTGCTGTTTATCCTTAGTTTCGTCCTGCTTGAAAAAATGAAAGTTCATCCTGCCTATGTCATAGCCGGAGCTCTGCTTTATGGAGGGGTTTTTCTTTCATAG
- a CDS encoding chromate transporter, whose amino-acid sequence MKQWNIFIAFFRSGMLGFGGGPSTIPLVHKEVVERFKWMNDDEFSDVLALGNTLPGPIATKMAGYIGYRIGGYAGMLNAVIATALPTVFLMILLLTTLNAYKDEAWVKGMSQAVLPVVAVMLLTLTWDFAKKSSQSFGLVKTVILMGASFVLMEALHVHPGILIGILLMWAIFYREKSGRKKKEKGMHS is encoded by the coding sequence GTGAAACAGTGGAATATTTTCATTGCATTTTTCAGGTCAGGCATGCTTGGATTTGGGGGAGGTCCTTCGACCATTCCGCTTGTGCATAAAGAAGTGGTTGAGAGATTTAAATGGATGAATGATGATGAATTTTCAGACGTACTGGCACTAGGGAATACACTTCCGGGTCCAATAGCAACGAAAATGGCCGGTTACATCGGATATCGGATCGGAGGCTATGCAGGCATGCTGAATGCTGTAATCGCAACAGCGCTTCCAACAGTATTCTTGATGATTTTACTGCTGACAACCTTAAATGCTTATAAAGATGAGGCGTGGGTCAAAGGAATGTCTCAAGCCGTTCTGCCGGTCGTTGCAGTTATGCTGCTAACCCTTACATGGGATTTCGCGAAGAAATCGTCGCAGTCCTTTGGATTGGTTAAAACGGTTATCCTTATGGGAGCATCCTTTGTCTTAATGGAAGCTCTGCACGTTCATCCGGGTATTTTAATTGGCATTCTGCTGATGTGGGCTATTTTTTATAGGGAGAAAAGCGGCAGGAAGAAGAAAGAGAAGGGGATGCATTCATGA
- a CDS encoding gamma-glutamyltransferase family protein, producing MNFDYLYHPYPSERQTVFAKNGMVATSQPLAAQAGLEILKKGGNAVDAAIAAAAALTVLEPTSNGIGGDAFALVWTNGNLYGLNASGPAPSALSIEAVKAKGYTKMPVHGVTPITVPGAPAAWVQLSKRFGRLPLQEVLSPAIEYAEEGYPLTPILGKYWSLAYEKFKTTLTGSEFEAWFTTFAPNQRSPKIGEIWRSPDHAATLREIAETSGESFYRGRLAEKISSFVEKHGGFLSKEDLASYEAEWVDPISVHYKGYDVWEIPPNGQGIVALLGLNILKGYLVAEKDNADTYHKQIEAMKLAFTDGKAYVTDPKEMKITTEELLSEQYGEKRRAEIKDEAILPEAYEPARGGTVYLAAADGEGNMVSFIQSNYMGFGSGVVIPGTGISMQNRGHDFSLDETHPNALKPGKKTYHTIIPGFLTKDNQAVGPFGVMGGYMQPQGHLQVVMNTIDFHLHPQAALDAPRWQWIEGKKVLVEPHFPSHLAQALVRKGHQIQMTVDTGQFGRGQIIWRDPDTGVLTGGTEPRADGSIASW from the coding sequence ATGAACTTTGATTATTTATATCACCCATATCCTTCAGAGCGGCAGACTGTTTTTGCGAAAAATGGAATGGTCGCAACATCACAGCCTCTTGCGGCACAGGCTGGTTTGGAAATCCTGAAAAAAGGCGGCAATGCTGTCGATGCGGCGATTGCAGCTGCCGCAGCCTTGACAGTTCTAGAGCCAACTTCTAATGGAATTGGAGGAGACGCATTTGCTCTGGTTTGGACAAATGGGAACCTGTATGGTCTAAATGCAAGCGGACCTGCCCCATCAGCGCTCTCCATTGAGGCTGTAAAGGCTAAGGGATACACAAAAATGCCTGTACATGGAGTAACTCCTATAACAGTTCCAGGTGCTCCTGCTGCTTGGGTACAGCTATCAAAACGGTTTGGACGCCTTCCTCTTCAAGAAGTGCTCTCACCTGCAATTGAATATGCTGAAGAAGGATATCCTTTGACTCCAATTTTGGGGAAATACTGGTCTCTTGCTTATGAAAAATTCAAAACCACTCTAACAGGTTCTGAGTTTGAAGCGTGGTTTACTACATTTGCACCAAATCAGCGATCCCCTAAAATCGGTGAAATCTGGCGTTCTCCGGATCATGCAGCTACATTAAGGGAGATAGCAGAAACGAGCGGGGAAAGCTTCTACCGCGGACGATTAGCAGAGAAAATCAGCTCCTTTGTCGAAAAGCATGGAGGTTTTCTATCAAAAGAAGACCTTGCTTCTTATGAAGCTGAATGGGTTGATCCGATCTCAGTGCATTACAAAGGATATGACGTATGGGAAATCCCGCCTAATGGCCAGGGGATTGTCGCTTTGCTTGGCCTCAATATCTTAAAAGGCTATTTGGTAGCCGAGAAGGACAATGCAGATACATACCATAAACAAATTGAAGCGATGAAGCTCGCTTTTACTGACGGGAAAGCATACGTCACAGATCCAAAAGAGATGAAGATCACAACGGAAGAACTGCTGTCAGAACAATATGGAGAAAAGAGAAGGGCCGAAATAAAAGATGAGGCGATTTTACCTGAAGCTTATGAGCCGGCAAGAGGTGGCACGGTTTATTTGGCGGCAGCGGATGGGGAAGGCAATATGGTTTCTTTCATACAGAGCAACTACATGGGATTTGGTTCGGGCGTTGTGATTCCGGGAACGGGGATCTCGATGCAAAACCGAGGGCATGATTTTTCTCTTGATGAAACACATCCCAATGCCTTAAAGCCAGGGAAGAAAACCTATCACACCATTATTCCGGGTTTTTTGACAAAGGATAATCAAGCTGTCGGTCCTTTTGGAGTAATGGGCGGGTATATGCAGCCGCAGGGACATCTGCAGGTAGTCATGAATACCATTGATTTTCACCTGCATCCGCAGGCAGCTCTTGATGCACCGCGATGGCAGTGGATTGAGGGAAAAAAGGTCCTTGTTGAACCACATTTTCCTTCCCATCTCGCACAGGCTTTAGTCCGGAAAGGGCATCAAATCCAAATGACAGTGGATACAGGCCAATTTGGACGCGGGCAGATTATTTGGAGGGATCCTGATACAGGTGTGCTAACTGGCGGTACAGAGCCAAGAGCAGATGGATCAATTGCGTCTTGGTAA
- a CDS encoding Lrp/AsnC family transcriptional regulator translates to MKIDETDRKIIKLLTDNGRMSYVDIGKELELSRVAVRERVNQLINEGVIERFTVVVNSEKVGRSVSAFFEVDCEPAFLIEVAETLADNPKVASCYQMTGPSTLHMHVLVENFTALEKFINHELYALEGITRVESHILLRRFKSRNGLKL, encoded by the coding sequence TTGAAAATAGATGAGACTGACCGAAAAATCATAAAATTGCTGACGGATAATGGCCGCATGTCCTATGTGGATATTGGAAAAGAGTTAGAGCTTTCCCGAGTTGCCGTAAGAGAAAGAGTCAATCAATTAATAAATGAGGGTGTAATCGAAAGGTTTACAGTAGTCGTCAATTCAGAGAAGGTTGGCAGGTCTGTATCGGCATTCTTTGAAGTGGATTGTGAGCCAGCCTTTTTAATAGAGGTTGCTGAAACACTTGCAGACAATCCTAAGGTCGCTAGCTGCTATCAAATGACAGGTCCGAGTACCCTTCATATGCACGTGCTTGTTGAGAATTTCACGGCTCTTGAAAAATTCATTAATCATGAGCTTTATGCTTTAGAAGGGATAACGCGAGTTGAGAGTCACATCTTACTCCGCAGATTTAAGAGCAGGAATGGACTGAAATTATAG